A portion of the Luxibacter massiliensis genome contains these proteins:
- a CDS encoding glycoside hydrolase family 3 protein, whose amino-acid sequence MKQKKRKILQVGVAWFAAIITIVALVAGNIYADRYSNLISVYLNMSNQKVISSEDEVTEHFSSDYDDDQERENYLRSVSTQIEAEGAVLLENDGTLPLKTGSHISVFGQDSVDPVYGGSGAGSVDTSKAKDLYTGLKEAGFATNETLQNFYTEGDGAKYRKTVPDAMGNGEFAVNEAPVSNFTDEVKNSLTEYQDAAIVVIGRSGGESSDIQSTPLENGSYYLQIDEQEREVLNYACQNFEKVVVLLNTQNPMELGVLKSMGINAVLWIGGLGENGASAVGELLNGEVSPSGRLTDTYAYDSQSAPAMQNLGAYHIVNSQESFGNTYMVYSEGIYVGYRYYETRYEDVVLGNEKAENYNYTEEVQYPFGYGLSYSEFTYSDFILEEAEEQYLAKLTVKNTGDVEAKHTVEVYMQSPYTEYDRQNQIEKSAVELAGYTKTGMLKPGASETVTVEIPKEIMKTYDAKGYSTYIMEAGDYYFAVGTDVHNALNNILAKKGYTTTNQMDAEGNMELAAQVTIESLDSTTYAVSKETESAIGNQFKDADIARYDENFRYLSRSDWEGTWPSTYAGGNFTAPETFVEALKIPVVEDTVEEKAVTETYDEEFGKLTTAMLMETEYDDPLWDSLISQMSAEELDKLVRVGGYATMGIDSTQLPSTQDKDGPAGISSTLVGGENGTSYPPEIVLGSTWNDKLAEEFGKCIGEDSLELEVTGWYAPAMNIHRTPYSGRNFEYFSEDNYLSGKMGASVVKGAQSKGVLVYMKHFALNDQETNRMGVSIMANEQSIRELYLEPFEITVREGNAHGVMVGMNRVGTKWAGAHYGLMTEILRNEWGFEGVAITDQASFEVFAYEDLRAGLAAGTDLWLNTDSELWVLSDEDMNNTVITSMQRAAKNITFAISRSNTMNGLSSSSQIVKIIPLWQKGLYVLDVVFAGIAVLAAVLATWNLKNDTEKRRKLSSILSGICGVLIFGAGMAVCILAGDDYIKQGLALGITGAIACVLNIVVNGKRTMRKEKVQGEQ is encoded by the coding sequence ATGAAACAAAAGAAAAGAAAAATCCTGCAAGTGGGGGTTGCATGGTTTGCAGCCATTATAACGATAGTGGCACTTGTAGCAGGGAACATCTATGCAGATCGTTATTCCAACCTCATTTCAGTTTACTTGAATATGTCCAACCAAAAGGTTATTTCTTCTGAGGATGAGGTGACAGAGCATTTCTCATCTGATTATGACGATGATCAGGAAAGGGAAAACTATCTGCGTTCTGTCAGTACACAGATTGAAGCAGAAGGGGCGGTTCTCTTGGAAAATGACGGGACACTGCCTTTAAAAACAGGCTCGCATATCTCGGTATTCGGACAGGACAGCGTGGATCCGGTTTACGGGGGGAGCGGTGCAGGATCGGTAGACACATCGAAAGCGAAAGATTTATATACCGGACTAAAAGAGGCTGGATTTGCCACAAATGAAACACTGCAGAATTTTTATACAGAAGGGGACGGGGCTAAATACAGAAAAACAGTGCCGGATGCTATGGGAAACGGTGAGTTTGCCGTCAATGAAGCCCCAGTTTCCAACTTTACGGACGAGGTGAAAAACAGTCTTACAGAATATCAGGATGCGGCAATTGTTGTAATTGGGAGAAGCGGCGGTGAGAGTTCAGATATACAGAGCACACCACTTGAAAACGGCAGCTATTATCTTCAGATTGATGAGCAGGAGAGAGAGGTATTGAATTACGCATGCCAGAATTTTGAAAAAGTGGTTGTACTTTTGAATACACAGAATCCAATGGAACTTGGCGTGTTAAAGTCTATGGGAATTAATGCGGTACTGTGGATTGGGGGACTTGGAGAAAACGGGGCGTCTGCAGTGGGGGAACTTCTGAACGGAGAAGTCTCTCCTTCCGGAAGACTGACAGACACCTATGCGTATGACAGTCAAAGTGCACCTGCGATGCAGAACCTGGGAGCCTATCACATTGTGAATAGTCAGGAAAGTTTCGGGAATACTTATATGGTTTACAGTGAAGGTATCTATGTGGGATACCGGTATTATGAGACGCGATATGAAGACGTTGTATTGGGGAACGAAAAGGCGGAAAATTATAACTATACGGAAGAGGTGCAATATCCCTTTGGCTACGGTCTGTCTTACTCGGAATTCACCTATTCTGACTTTATATTAGAGGAAGCAGAAGAGCAGTATCTTGCGAAACTGACGGTAAAGAATACAGGAGATGTGGAGGCAAAACATACAGTAGAAGTCTATATGCAGTCTCCTTACACAGAATATGACAGACAGAACCAGATTGAAAAATCTGCAGTGGAATTGGCCGGTTATACAAAAACAGGAATGCTGAAACCGGGAGCATCGGAGACAGTAACTGTAGAGATCCCAAAAGAAATTATGAAAACCTATGATGCGAAGGGATATAGTACTTATATTATGGAGGCAGGGGATTATTATTTTGCAGTAGGCACAGATGTCCATAATGCCCTGAATAACATTCTTGCGAAAAAAGGATATACGACAACAAACCAGATGGATGCCGAAGGAAATATGGAGTTGGCGGCACAAGTAACAATAGAAAGTCTGGACAGTACAACTTATGCGGTATCGAAAGAAACGGAATCTGCCATTGGCAATCAGTTTAAAGATGCGGATATCGCCAGGTATGATGAAAATTTCCGATACTTAAGCAGAAGTGACTGGGAAGGGACATGGCCATCTACCTATGCTGGCGGGAATTTCACAGCTCCGGAGACATTTGTGGAAGCATTGAAGATACCAGTAGTGGAAGATACAGTTGAGGAAAAGGCAGTCACAGAGACGTATGATGAAGAGTTTGGAAAACTGACAACCGCTATGTTGATGGAAACAGAGTACGATGATCCGCTATGGGATTCATTGATTTCACAGATGAGCGCAGAAGAACTGGATAAGCTTGTACGTGTCGGAGGATATGCGACCATGGGAATTGATTCCACACAGCTTCCGTCCACACAGGATAAAGACGGCCCAGCAGGAATCTCCAGCACTCTGGTAGGCGGCGAGAACGGCACATCCTATCCGCCGGAAATCGTACTAGGCTCCACATGGAATGACAAACTGGCGGAAGAGTTTGGTAAATGTATCGGTGAAGACAGCCTTGAACTTGAGGTGACCGGATGGTATGCTCCTGCAATGAATATTCACCGGACACCATACAGCGGAAGGAATTTTGAGTACTTTTCAGAAGACAACTATCTGTCCGGGAAAATGGGAGCTTCGGTTGTAAAAGGCGCACAGAGTAAAGGTGTGCTTGTCTATATGAAGCATTTTGCATTGAACGATCAGGAAACTAACCGGATGGGTGTCTCGATTATGGCAAATGAGCAGAGTATCCGGGAATTATATCTTGAACCTTTTGAGATAACGGTCCGTGAAGGAAATGCACATGGAGTGATGGTCGGCATGAACCGGGTTGGAACAAAATGGGCGGGCGCTCATTACGGGCTCATGACAGAAATACTTCGGAACGAATGGGGATTTGAGGGAGTGGCAATCACTGACCAGGCCTCTTTCGAAGTATTTGCATATGAAGATTTGAGGGCCGGACTGGCTGCGGGTACAGATTTGTGGCTGAACACCGACTCAGAACTGTGGGTTCTCTCCGATGAGGATATGAACAATACGGTGATTACATCTATGCAGCGGGCAGCAAAAAATATTACATTTGCAATCTCAAGATCGAACACAATGAATGGGTTGTCCAGCAGCAGCCAAATAGTCAAGATTATACCATTATGGCAGAAGGGTTTGTATGTACTAGACGTAGTTTTTGCGGGGATAGCAGTCCTTGCAGCGGTTTTGGCGACATGGAATTTAAAGAACGATACAGAGAAGCGCAGGAAACTCAGTTCTATTCTATCTGGAATATGCGGTGTACTTATCTTTGGTGCAGGAATGGCGGTATGTATTCTTGCCGGAGATGATTACATAAAACAGGGATTGGCTCTAGGAATTACTGGTGCGATTGCTTGTGTGTTAAATATAGTGGTTAATGGGAAGCGTACAATGAGAAAAGAAAAAGTTCAGGGGGAACAGTAG
- a CDS encoding AraC family transcriptional regulator — MDIELMLEKFVKSVPLTSAFYQEGRLKKIHNGQALSNILSEQIAKEYPPDGNNLRFLITPEYLQFGFIRLEENNSFLVLGPASPYEPTLNQINTFLSTYKIPRQNGADAAGWFHHILVMDTPRFRNLLEFLYYILTGNSEEPLRISYHATKMTTVFHAEDFSITGHSFHNLENLSASCIRHGLYDKLESMIRKDFNEVISPELAPSAIRSLKNALISATAVACRNAIQGGLSYDTAISLSDYYIAQAEKLSIYTDIKQTIENMLLDYAKRVSIIQSFHSDSATVNSICRYINAHISNKITVAEISGAVSLNASYISHHFKEKTGCSISDYINIQKVKEAKHLLESTNLSLSEISEKLAFSSQQYFQKIFKKQAGITPLQYKKEQR, encoded by the coding sequence ATGGATATAGAATTGATGTTGGAAAAATTCGTAAAATCTGTCCCCCTGACGAGTGCCTTTTACCAAGAAGGCAGGCTGAAAAAAATCCACAACGGGCAGGCTCTTTCAAACATACTTTCAGAACAGATTGCAAAAGAGTATCCTCCTGATGGAAACAATCTTCGCTTTCTCATTACTCCGGAATACCTGCAATTTGGATTTATTCGTCTGGAAGAAAACAACAGTTTCCTAGTTTTAGGTCCCGCCTCCCCATATGAACCAACATTAAATCAGATAAACACCTTTTTGTCCACTTATAAAATTCCCAGACAGAATGGCGCTGATGCAGCAGGTTGGTTTCACCATATTCTTGTTATGGATACGCCCAGATTTCGCAATCTCTTAGAATTCTTATACTATATTTTAACCGGGAACTCAGAAGAACCTCTAAGAATTTCCTATCACGCCACTAAAATGACTACTGTTTTTCATGCAGAAGATTTTTCAATAACAGGCCACTCCTTTCATAATCTGGAGAACTTGTCCGCTTCATGCATCAGGCATGGCCTTTACGACAAATTAGAGTCCATGATCCGCAAAGATTTTAATGAAGTTATTTCTCCAGAACTCGCCCCTTCTGCTATCCGTTCTTTAAAAAATGCATTAATCAGCGCCACTGCCGTTGCATGCCGGAATGCAATTCAGGGCGGACTCTCTTATGATACTGCAATCTCCCTGTCCGACTATTATATTGCTCAGGCCGAAAAACTATCGATTTATACAGATATCAAACAAACGATTGAAAATATGCTCCTTGACTATGCCAAACGGGTTTCCATTATACAATCGTTTCATTCCGATTCAGCTACAGTGAATTCTATTTGCCGTTACATCAACGCTCATATTTCCAATAAAATAACGGTAGCCGAAATCAGCGGCGCTGTCTCCTTGAACGCTTCCTATATCAGTCATCATTTTAAAGAAAAAACTGGATGTTCAATTTCTGACTATATCAATATACAAAAAGTAAAAGAAGCAAAACATTTATTAGAATCTACCAACCTTTCACTTTCTGAAATTTCTGAAAAACTAGCATTTTCCAGTCAGCAATATTTTCAGAAAATTTTCAAAAAGCAAGCCGGCATAACACCCTTGCAATACAAAAAGGAGCAGAGATAA
- a CDS encoding ABC transporter ATP-binding protein/permease, giving the protein MLQLKQLRKRYKTGDLIQTALDDVSLNLRDNEFVAILGPSGSGKTTLLNIIGGLDRYDSGDLIINSISTKKYRDRDWDSYRNHTIGFVFQSYNLIPHQTVLSNVELALTISGISREERRRRARQALDEVGLGEQLHKKPNQMSGGQMQRVAIARALVNNPDILLADEPTGALDTETSVQVMELLKEVAKDRLVVMVTHNPELAEEYATRIVKLKDGRIVDDSDPYEIDACEVREPEHKNMGKSSMSFWTALSLSFNNLRTKRARTLLTSFAGSIGIIGIALILSLSTGINTYIENLQKSTMTSYPISIEAQSMDLSSMLAAGKESTDSASDEADHKLDGVYSDSTSLEMASSMSTSITENNLTEFKKYLEDSDSEIHNYIGENGITYTYDTIFSVYTHDSEGTLVNTDGSTLEEDGSSESGGMMSGMSGMVETGSTNFEELMPGTEGQTISPALSDSYEVLYGAWPEAYDEVVLILDKNNEISASTLYELGALPSSEYKELMEQIEEGEEVALKTQKWSYEEICNQDFYLIPACDMYEENEHGLFDYIGDSDTKIEGLMDNAVHLKVTGVVRPAEDADNASVSGTVGYTSALTEYLIDYTNESPVVQAQQASENKNVLNGAEFSPADDAAKAADAKAYISNMNESEKAEMCREILESVYSDDPDMAQTMLDMTDEELAATLDQYVLGAGDGEDEKLLMIYDTYISAGSYEDNMAAFGYVNPDAPSGINIYADSFEDKEAITDSIDTYNKTVDEEDQISYTDYVGLLMSSVTTIVNVISYVLIAFVAVSLIVSSIMIGIITYISVLERTKEIGILRAMGASKRNVSQVFNAETFIIGLCSGLIGIGITLLLLIPGNVAIHRLTGSADINASLSAVSAVLLVALSVILTLLGGLIPSKKAAKKDPVTALRTE; this is encoded by the coding sequence ATGCTTCAGCTAAAGCAGTTAAGGAAACGATATAAAACAGGAGATTTGATACAGACAGCGCTGGATGATGTCAGTCTGAATCTGAGAGATAATGAATTTGTTGCTATTTTAGGGCCAAGTGGTTCTGGAAAAACAACGCTTTTAAATATTATTGGTGGCCTGGACCGCTATGACAGCGGAGACTTGATTATCAATTCTATCTCTACCAAAAAGTATAGGGACAGAGATTGGGATTCCTATCGGAACCATACGATTGGATTTGTATTTCAAAGCTATAACCTGATTCCCCACCAAACGGTGCTGTCCAACGTAGAACTGGCGCTGACTATCTCAGGAATCTCAAGGGAAGAACGGCGCAGGCGTGCCAGACAGGCGTTGGATGAGGTGGGACTTGGAGAGCAGCTTCATAAGAAACCAAACCAGATGTCAGGCGGGCAGATGCAGCGTGTTGCCATTGCAAGGGCCCTTGTGAACAACCCAGATATTTTACTGGCGGATGAGCCAACCGGGGCGCTGGATACAGAAACAAGCGTACAGGTCATGGAACTTTTAAAAGAAGTGGCAAAGGACCGTCTGGTTGTGATGGTCACACACAACCCGGAATTGGCTGAGGAATATGCGACCCGTATCGTAAAGCTAAAAGACGGAAGAATTGTGGATGACTCAGACCCATATGAGATTGATGCTTGTGAAGTCAGGGAGCCGGAACATAAAAATATGGGTAAATCATCCATGTCTTTTTGGACTGCATTGTCTTTATCATTCAATAACCTGCGGACAAAAAGGGCGAGGACACTGCTGACTTCCTTTGCAGGTTCTATAGGAATCATAGGGATTGCATTAATTCTGTCATTATCCACCGGAATTAATACTTATATAGAAAATCTTCAGAAAAGTACTATGACATCTTATCCAATTAGCATAGAAGCGCAGTCCATGGATTTATCTAGTATGCTTGCTGCAGGAAAGGAGAGTACGGACAGCGCTTCCGATGAGGCGGATCACAAACTGGACGGTGTATATTCAGATTCAACCAGTCTGGAAATGGCCTCCAGTATGAGCACCAGTATCACGGAGAACAATCTGACGGAATTTAAAAAATATCTGGAAGATTCAGACAGTGAAATTCATAACTATATTGGGGAAAATGGTATCACATATACCTATGACACCATATTTTCTGTTTACACCCATGATTCGGAAGGGACGCTGGTGAATACAGATGGCAGTACTCTGGAGGAGGACGGCTCCTCTGAAAGCGGCGGTATGATGTCAGGCATGAGTGGTATGGTGGAAACAGGTTCCACTAATTTTGAAGAATTAATGCCTGGAACAGAGGGGCAGACAATCAGTCCCGCGCTTTCAGACAGCTATGAGGTTCTGTATGGTGCGTGGCCGGAAGCATATGATGAGGTCGTACTTATCCTTGATAAAAACAATGAAATTTCTGCCAGCACTTTATATGAACTTGGCGCGCTCCCTTCCTCAGAGTACAAGGAATTGATGGAACAGATAGAAGAAGGAGAGGAGGTAGCACTAAAAACCCAGAAGTGGAGCTATGAGGAAATCTGCAACCAGGATTTTTATCTGATTCCGGCCTGTGACATGTATGAAGAAAACGAACATGGATTATTTGATTATATCGGCGACAGTGATACCAAGATAGAAGGCCTTATGGACAATGCCGTTCATTTGAAGGTGACGGGAGTAGTACGGCCGGCAGAAGACGCGGATAATGCGTCTGTCAGTGGGACGGTCGGTTATACCAGCGCGTTAACAGAATATTTGATTGATTATACGAATGAAAGTCCGGTTGTACAGGCACAGCAGGCATCTGAAAATAAAAATGTGTTAAACGGTGCAGAGTTTTCTCCGGCAGATGACGCTGCAAAGGCTGCAGATGCCAAAGCATATATTTCAAATATGAATGAGTCAGAAAAAGCAGAAATGTGTCGGGAGATTCTGGAATCTGTCTATTCAGATGACCCGGATATGGCGCAGACAATGCTGGACATGACGGACGAAGAATTGGCAGCAACACTGGACCAATATGTTTTAGGAGCCGGGGATGGCGAGGATGAAAAACTGCTGATGATTTATGACACCTATATTTCTGCAGGTTCTTATGAGGATAATATGGCTGCTTTTGGATATGTAAATCCAGATGCACCATCCGGTATCAATATCTATGCAGATAGTTTTGAGGATAAAGAAGCCATTACAGACAGTATTGACACATATAACAAAACTGTGGATGAGGAAGATCAGATTAGCTATACGGATTATGTAGGCCTTTTGATGTCCTCTGTTACAACGATAGTAAATGTAATTTCCTATGTATTGATTGCATTCGTAGCGGTATCCTTGATTGTGTCTTCCATTATGATTGGGATTATTACTTATATCTCTGTTTTGGAGCGGACAAAAGAAATCGGTATTCTTCGGGCAATGGGAGCGTCAAAACGGAATGTTTCCCAGGTATTTAATGCAGAAACCTTCATTATCGGACTTTGCTCCGGATTAATTGGTATCGGGATTACTCTGCTTCTTTTGATTCCTGGAAATGTGGCCATCCATAGGCTGACCGGTTCGGCAGATATAAATGCTTCGCTTTCGGCAGTCAGCGCTGTACTGTTAGTAGCGCTCAGTGTGATACTTACGTTGCTTGGCGGCCTGATTCCTTCGAAAAAAGCGGCGAAAAAAGATCCGGTGACTGCATTGCGGACAGAGTAG
- a CDS encoding response regulator transcription factor, with protein sequence MFQIMVLEDDNHTLKLMKAVLEHAGYVVHSAQNGEDALALTDKQHIDLIVLDIMLPKMNGYEFTEYLRDAGDTTPILMVTAKQLPEEKCKGFLVGTDDYMVKPVNEEEMLLRIKALLRRSKIANEHKLQIGKVTLDYDALTVTRCKTSQTLPQKEFYLLYKLLSCPDKIFTRLQLMDEIWGMESESSDVTVTVHINRLRKRFEAWPEFELVAIRGIGYKAVICHD encoded by the coding sequence ATGTTTCAGATTATGGTGTTAGAAGATGACAATCACACATTGAAACTGATGAAGGCAGTATTAGAACATGCCGGATATGTAGTCCATTCTGCACAAAACGGGGAAGACGCCCTTGCACTGACTGATAAACAGCATATTGACCTGATCGTGCTTGATATTATGCTCCCCAAAATGAATGGCTATGAATTCACAGAATATTTACGGGATGCCGGTGACACCACACCAATTTTAATGGTAACTGCCAAACAACTGCCGGAGGAGAAGTGCAAAGGTTTTTTGGTGGGAACGGATGATTATATGGTGAAACCTGTCAATGAAGAAGAAATGCTTTTGCGCATAAAAGCTCTGCTTCGCCGTTCCAAAATCGCCAATGAACATAAGCTGCAGATTGGAAAGGTCACGCTTGATTACGATGCCCTCACTGTTACCCGCTGTAAAACCAGCCAGACACTTCCCCAAAAGGAATTTTATCTTTTATACAAGCTGCTCTCCTGCCCGGACAAGATTTTTACCCGGCTGCAGCTTATGGATGAAATCTGGGGAATGGAATCAGAAAGTTCCGATGTCACTGTAACTGTTCATATAAACCGGCTTCGGAAGCGTTTTGAAGCTTGGCCAGAATTTGAGCTGGTTGCAATCAGAGGAATCGGATATAAGGCGGTGATATGCCATGATTAA
- a CDS encoding HAMP domain-containing sensor histidine kinase, whose protein sequence is MINLKQKAKKFQLTLLFAGIVFFILLLTMFLIFTGIFILQKFGIHMVDKSSRIPLFLFAIVSLGVGTILALLSSKYPLKPIRIVGQAADEIARGNYKVRIHLKGPDEFTQLSNSFNHMAEELNSVEMLRTDFVNNFSHEFKTPIVSIRGFAKMLKREDLTADERNEYLNIIIEESERLTELASNVLSLTKLEQQSILTDTRQCNIAEQIRLVIAMMYSKWSQKDITFDFECGERYVNGNEELLKQIWMNMLDNAVKFSPNHSTVKISIIQRVHSTTVTIGNDGSPISENLSAHIFDKFYQGDTSHTEKGNGLGLAIVKRIVELHHGNIQLAEGSGNGTVFEISLPI, encoded by the coding sequence ATGATTAATTTGAAACAAAAGGCAAAAAAATTTCAGCTTACCCTCTTATTTGCCGGTATTGTATTTTTTATTTTATTGCTGACCATGTTTCTTATATTTACCGGAATTTTTATTTTGCAAAAATTCGGTATTCATATGGTTGATAAATCTTCCCGTATTCCTCTATTTCTGTTTGCCATTGTCAGTCTTGGTGTAGGAACAATCCTGGCACTATTATCAAGCAAATATCCTTTAAAACCCATACGAATCGTGGGGCAGGCGGCGGATGAGATTGCTAGAGGCAACTATAAGGTAAGAATCCATCTGAAGGGGCCGGATGAATTTACACAACTGAGCAATAGCTTTAACCATATGGCAGAAGAACTAAACAGTGTGGAAATGCTCCGCACGGATTTTGTCAATAACTTCTCCCATGAGTTTAAAACGCCCATTGTATCTATCCGTGGATTTGCAAAAATGCTCAAAAGAGAAGATTTGACAGCAGATGAACGAAATGAATATCTAAACATTATTATAGAAGAATCAGAACGCCTGACTGAATTAGCCTCTAATGTACTGAGCCTGACAAAACTGGAGCAGCAGTCTATTTTGACAGATACCAGACAGTGTAATATTGCCGAACAGATTCGGCTTGTGATTGCAATGATGTACAGTAAATGGTCACAGAAAGATATTACTTTCGATTTCGAATGCGGGGAACGGTATGTAAACGGGAATGAGGAGCTTTTAAAACAAATCTGGATGAATATGCTGGATAATGCAGTGAAATTCTCTCCGAATCACTCCACTGTTAAGATATCCATTATTCAGAGAGTACACTCCACAACCGTAACCATAGGGAATGACGGTTCCCCCATCAGTGAAAATCTTTCTGCCCACATTTTTGATAAATTCTATCAGGGAGATACTTCACACACGGAAAAAGGAAACGGCTTAGGTCTTGCAATCGTAAAACGCATTGTGGAATTACACCATGGTAATATACAACTTGCGGAAGGCAGCGGGAATGGTACGGTTTTTGAAATTTCACTTCCAATTTAA
- a CDS encoding AAA family ATPase — protein sequence MAAENQVNRIILGKESVVEKVLLAFLVNGHVLLEDIPGVGKITLALAFAKTMGLESKRVQFTLDIMPTDLTGFSIYSRKREKIDFHNLLAAVQLIRRSLNSERVSNFV from the coding sequence ATGGCAGCGGAAAATCAGGTAAACCGGATTATTCTTGGAAAGGAATCAGTTGTAGAAAAGGTGCTTCTGGCTTTTCTGGTGAATGGCCACGTGTTATTAGAAGATATTCCGGGAGTTGGAAAAATAACACTGGCTTTAGCTTTTGCGAAAACGATGGGATTAGAAAGCAAACGGGTACAGTTTACACTGGATATTATGCCGACGGATCTGACTGGATTTTCCATTTATAGCAGGAAAAGAGAAAAAATAGATTTTCATAACCTCCTAGCTGCTGTGCAGCTTATCAGGCGGAGCCTGAACTCCGAGAGAGTTTCAAATTTTGTGTAA
- a CDS encoding aldo/keto reductase, with translation MQGDTAQAYGNEEAVGAAIRNCGVPREELFITTKVWFHNYESGDCRQSVLDSMEKLGINYLDMVLLHWLYGNTYTAWRDLEALYQEGIIRAIGVSNFEPDRLIDLIHFHNICPAVNQIETHLYCQRKAEYEWLGKYGVAHQAYAPLGQGKANEMFAEETVQKIAKTHGKTPAQTVLRFLIQSGVAVIPKSVHVERICENFNLFNFTLAQEEMEQLKALDTAKTMISNASDPKLAEFAMTW, from the coding sequence GTGCAGGGGGATACGGCCCAGGCTTACGGGAATGAAGAAGCTGTAGGTGCGGCAATTCGAAACTGCGGTGTACCAAGGGAAGAGCTGTTTATTACCACCAAGGTCTGGTTCCATAATTATGAAAGTGGGGACTGCCGTCAGAGTGTGTTGGACTCCATGGAAAAGCTGGGCATAAATTATCTGGATATGGTGCTGCTGCATTGGCTATACGGAAATACCTATACAGCATGGAGAGATTTGGAGGCCTTGTATCAGGAAGGGATAATCAGGGCAATCGGCGTATCTAATTTTGAACCAGACCGTCTGATAGACCTGATTCATTTTCACAATATCTGCCCTGCAGTCAACCAGATTGAAACCCACCTCTACTGTCAGAGAAAGGCGGAGTATGAGTGGCTGGGAAAATACGGCGTCGCGCATCAGGCATATGCACCGCTGGGTCAGGGAAAGGCAAATGAAATGTTTGCAGAAGAAACTGTACAAAAGATTGCAAAAACCCATGGAAAGACTCCCGCACAGACGGTTCTTCGTTTCTTAATCCAAAGCGGTGTAGCAGTAATTCCGAAATCTGTTCACGTGGAGAGGATTTGTGAAAATTTCAACTTATTTAATTTTACGCTGGCGCAGGAGGAGATGGAGCAGTTGAAGGCCTTGGATACGGCAAAGACTATGATTAGCAATGCCTCAGATCCAAAACTGGCGGAATTTGCCATGACCTGGTAA